The sequence below is a genomic window from Setaria italica strain Yugu1 chromosome IV, Setaria_italica_v2.0, whole genome shotgun sequence.
CGAGTGGCAAGAGTTTGAAACAAGAGTAAGAAAACTCATACAGCAAACTAAGCAAGTTCATGAGAGACCTGTTGCAAGAAGCATATTTAGACATCCACGATGTCTAGAGTGCATGTGCAGAACAGAGCATTGAGACTTTTTGATACTTTCTTGTGCCTATACCCATACTTTTTTCAGAGAAAGACGATGCCAATGAGGTCGCCAAAGCTAGTTCTTTTGTGCTTCGGCTGACATCTGGGCATATCTCTTGCTCCTGAACTACTGTTGGAATCAAATTGAAACAAGAACATACAGTTATTGAGCTCTTACAGTTAAGCAGAGAAGCAGTATATCTAACTTCATCCATTCTCCTACTGATATGATTGGTGGTCATCTACTACTGAACGTTATGTTGGATTTGGATTATTTGGCAGTCTCCTGTGTGATGGAAGTGGATCAGGGACTCAATTTTGCATATGCATCAGTGCCACCATATTTCTTATGGGGCGTAGTTAAACTATTCTGTGAATGGAGACGCACCATCTCATTGACCAAAGGAATATTATGTTGAGCAAGCTGAGCAACGGATTTCTGGTCTTAACAGTGCCTCAATTATAATCAGATTATCATTCGATAAGTCAGCTTGCTAGAATTTCGTGAACAGGATATGCTATCTCCATTGTGATTGTTATCATTTGATAGGGGCAGGTGGCACCTCGAGTTTTTGACTCCTTTTTTACCATTCTTTTGTTCATTGAGTAGTGTTGTACCATAAGAGGCGTATATAGCGATGTTGTAAGATTATGTCGAACTGCCAAAGATCTCATTATAAGTGAGAGGAATGCTACTTTTTGTGCAAACTCAATCTGTGCTATTCCAAGGCCAAGCATGTATATTTGTGTTTTTTACAGTGCTTCTACGGGAATAATTTCTTtgctttccttatttttttttcttttgcaatgcCCACACAAGTGTGAATTGAGTTTGATCTGATGTGCAGCGTGATGTTGAGTAGCATCTGATTTCTGATGTTACGAATATTATTGGGCGGCATTTTGTACAGAGTCCTGCCGGTTGATTGTTACAGTTCTGATCTGAACCAGCCTGACTAAGGAGTCTCATTTGATGTGTTTGTTCCATGGCTACCTGACTACTTCACAGATCAGCCTCACAAATTTCTTGATGCATACGGGAAGTAGAacctttatttatttatcttatcaGAACTTGGTGAAAAGAGCTCAATCCTCATAATCTGAGTAGAGCAGCTATAGCTGACTAATGTGGCAGATGGACTTGTTGACCAAGGCGACGAAACTGGGTTATGATATCTTGCAGAAGGGGAAGGAGTGTTTAGCTGATACGACTTACCGCCCAAGGCATTATATATGGTTCAAAACTTCTCTTCATTTTGTTCCTTTTCTTATTTCTGAAATTAGATTCCGGACTTGTTCAGTTTCTGTTTTGGTAGAATATGAACAGACAGTATGGATGTTGTTCCTCGGCTTTCTGTTTGCTGTTCTTCGAGAGAGTGGACTTGAACCGCTTAAGTTGTCTGAATTTTCACGAGTCTTCTTTCATGTGACAAGTCCCGTTGCTTTGTTTTATTagtccccttcccttcctcttcGTTTATCAACATTACTGATCAAAGTCTGGTTTAAATTGAAGTAAAAAATTAGCTTAGGTCTCCTTATCATATAACATGAGTTTCTAATGCCTTTGCACAAATTTTTTTGTTCAATTAAAATCAGAAGAATTCTACTCTGTACGGAGAAATAAAAGATCTCTAGTGCCTACTTGAAAAGATTTTCCTCTTTTATTCTTTAGGATTCCAAATAATTTGTCTTATATCAACACATGCTTTATTTTGGGCCTTTTAACTGGCCAGTACAAACTTTGCAGTACAGTTTTAGTTAACACTCGAGTAATTTGTTAAATGTTAAGGACTTGTCttagatatttttttttggttatATAGATGAACTGAGTCCAAAAGAAATGGGGAATCAgaaatgaaataaaaataataaagcaGCAGGCCTAAAATGTAGCCACGCTACACTCCACGTCACTCCATATGTTCGCACCGCCGCAACGGCCGCGTCGACTACAAAAGCACCCAACGCCCCCAAGCAGGGAAGCGTCGGAAACCCAAATCCACACCTCGCTGCAGACCAACTGATCAATCAATTGCGCCACCGTCCATGAGCTTCCTCTCCggccgcatcgccgccgccaaggaAGGCGCGTTCTTCCTCCATGAGTCGCaggccgccgtcggccgcctcGCGGAGAAGCTCCCCAAGTCCGCTACAGCGCCCGGTGAGGCGTCGGCGCCGCCCTCCCCCGACGTGCTCCCGGAGATCCTCCGCCACTCCGTGCCCATCAAGGGGACGCCGCCCCCGGCCGAACCCTCCCTCTCCGCGTCCTCCCGTTGGGCGCTCCCACCGAGCAGCACCGAGGCCGCGGGCGTCCACCCTGACGCGCTCAACCCGCTCCGTTCCTACGTCTCGCTGCCGCAGGCCACCTTCGGCCCCAAAAGGTATCGCGTCTCTCTCCCATTGTATTCTGTAAAAAGTTGTAGTTCACACTTCACAGTAGTTCCCAATTTTGCGCGCGAAGGCACAATAGTTAATTTTTGCACCTTTTCGTTCATGCTTCAAGCTTTGAATTGAAGGTATCTGCAAGCAACCCTGCAATTGTGCACTTGTGAATACTGGGATGCATATTTTGATCGGACCAAGTAGTCGTTAGCAGGcgtaaagttaaaaaaaaatcacatacCAATCTATATGTACACTGTAGTGGCCTAGTGGGCACAAATTTGCGATAGGTGATAGATTCACCGTGATATGAAAATGGCTCAGATTCATTCATACTAATCAAATGACTTACCAGTTACCACTGCCATTATTTTGTACGGTCCAATTCATTTGAGGAGCTCTTCTGCTAGCAGTGTTCTACCTCTACCTGCTCCTAAATTCATACGAGGACATGCAAAGTGTTCGTGACTTACGCATAAAAACTGATTAAGGGTCATTTAGTCTCTAGGATGCAATTGGTTACATGGATGTGTACTCACAGAAATGTGCAAATGAACTATATATTTCTAAAAGCTGAGGTTTGTATGCTAACTGTTGGGCATAGTGAACTCTATTTAGTACCACATGTTTCAACATTCAGGATCTGTAAAGAAAAATCTATTCTCGTCTCTGTGGCATGCTGTATTTAATTCTTCCTTGTTGGATTAAAATTGCTAACTAAGCCTTTTTTTATGCTCTGATGTACTTGAGTTAACGCTGTGCCTGTAAAATGGAACCTAATAATGTATTATCACTTTATTCTCTGTGTTTATTGTGGTTTTGTTTGCAGATGGCAGCTTCCAAATGAGCAACCTAACTACTTGGCGTCAACAGCCAATGAGAGGCGTCGGGATAGGAGCCCACCTCCCATGGACCCTGAGAAGTTGAAGGCCGTAATTGCTGGATACTCACAGAGTACATTTGCTTGCCACAAATTCTAAATTCTAGTGTTCTTGAGATCTTTTGTTCTCATTTGTAATTGTTACAGTTGGGAAAGCATTTCTTGCTGCAACTATTTTGGTGCTCGGTGGAGCAACAGCTGCACTATTCTACACAGCAGATAAGCTACAGTTGCATTCCGTAAGTCATGGAAGTATGGAACTTGAacatatccaaataaaatttagAACActtaacaaaaagaaagtacacCCTACCAGGATTTAAACAAGGAagaagtccaaattactcccctcaagtatgGTCGAAGTCTGAATAACCCCCCAAACTATTtgttggttcaatttacccctgcAACTATGTCTTGTTTAAACATTAATGCAATTCTACGGTTTATATTTGTCTTGTTTAAACCCTATGATTTGTCTTTAGACTTTTGCAGTTGTTTTCCTTATCAAAATTCCTTGATTTTTGGTTAATTTATTGGTCTCTGTTCTCTTCAGTTGTTGATATGCTCCTGATATGGAAACTGCTGTCTTGTATGCTCCTCAATTGTTACTTACTCTTAACTAGCTATGCTACAAACTGTGTTACTTGATTGTCAATCGCCATGTTGCACAGTAATGGGAAAACGAGTCCTAGAATTCTTGACTGATCAAATATTTCATATACAAAGTAGATATGTAATTCTCTTAGCTTTTAATCCTTAATATCTGCAGTGCCACGCCAAATGCCTGTATGGCCACTTGGCCAGTCAGACCATCAATGGTGCCATGCCATGCTTCACTTAGCACTCTACAGTGGCAAGTGGAGTTCATTTTCTAAATAAGATTTGAGCTTTCTGTGGAATGGCAACGTTTTGTGCCACCAAATGGTGGACTAGGTTTCTGAACATATTGAGTTTTGGAAATAGGTTAGGAGTTTACTGGTGAAATAATTTGTGGAGATGTTTATTTGATTAAAAAATTGGGGGGTTAGCGACTATCAATCTAAGAGATTGGAAATTAGTCAGTTCCACACGGGTCATGCAATGGCAGATCAAGTTCCGTCTTTGCTGTTATGATGATGTGAGCTAGCCAAGTTTGAATTGCTTTCCTGGTACATACAAAACACAACTAAACTGTTGAGTATCTGATGTAAACCCAATCATTAATACAAGGAGCAATGTAAAAGATGTGTTGGAGCTGAAGCATAAAAATCTAAGTGGTAAATAGGCCCTCTGAAACAACGTTAGTTTCTCCTTTCAGGTAGACGACGTTAAAACTAAAGGAAAGGATGCATTGCAGCCTCGAGCTGATATGATTAAGGAACGAATAGCTCCATTAAGAAGCTGGGTAAGAAAACCTGGTCACTATTCTTGTATTTCTGCTTAGGTATTTACTAATTGTATTTCCCCTACAGTACATTGTACTTCAGTCTTGATCGAGTCTGCTTTGGGGTGCTGATTCCTGTGAGTTTTGTGACAAATATTGATGTACCTTTCCCTATTCTGTAACTACAGGCTGAAGAAATGTCCCGGAAATGGCATTTTGAAGGTGATAAAGAAGCTAAGGAGAAGTCCATCATCATTAGAGAGCTTTCAAGATCACTGGGCTCTAGGACTCCCCCTAGTTGATTAACGCTGACAGACAGTTATTGTAAGTTCATCATTACCAAGTCATTCACTTGTTGTATGCCTCGCTATAGTTTCCATATGTTTGTGTATAGGGGTATATATTAGTATATATTGAACAAAAAACGTGGCCAATCTGATCTGAGGCCTACAGCTATACCTATATGTTGTTACATGTGGAGCCTTGTTGAGCGACAATATTGATATTCTGATATGGTTAGTAGAAACTGTACAATATGGGTGATCTCTAAACGTCAGTTTGGGCTTTGGATAGACGGGATTGAGATTCAAGTCCATACTAGAAGTCCTGGGGCCTCAGCCAAACATACTCTGAAATGATGAAAAGAGGTGCTTGGCTTTGGACGGAGACGGAGAATATGTGAATTGTTGTTGCATAGACTAAACTACAAGCTATGAAGTTTGAATTAGCACCAGAGAGCAAACTTGATGTGAAATTCAAACTTCCAACTGAAATACGTGCACTGGCTACGATCCTGATGTGAAACTCATAGTAAGATCCAACCGCTCACGCGCAACTGGTCTGGCTGATTCAAAGTTCCAACTTAACTATGTGACATTCGTAGCAACTGGAAGTTACAAGTGCAAACGTAGCAAAGTTTACAATCCTGATGTGAAATTCGTAGTAAGACATAATATGTTTTGCGTATTTTACTAATGCTTTGGACAAGCTGTTTCAGACATCATCAGGTGTTCTTCACGTTAACTTTTTTGCGTATAGTTCACTGAAAATCCTGCTGCCGTTGCCGTGCAATACAGGGCTTTATTTACAGGCCTGTACGATGATGCTAAAAGCTTCATTTGGTTAAGTTTCATCTTCAACTGGCATCAAATTCAGCCTCAACGACATCAGCGCAGAATCAGCGCTCTCCAACTTCCAACTTCACTTTTTCAGAATGGTACCATTATAGATAGCCTAGACATAACAGCGTGGCAAGCACAAATGCACTGTAGAATGAAAATCGTGAAGGCACCTCAGATAACTAGGGTATTGCTCGGCAATGTAGAATAAAACTCGGCCTTTAAAAAAACAATTGCACAGTGCATCAAACAAAATGTGTCAGCAACCAACTACAAAATTGCGCCGTCtgcaatgcaaatgcaagtACCCTACAACAAAGTGAACAAACAGGCAATTGTCACAGATTTTTGTTCTGAAAATCACATATGTGAGTAGCTAAGATTACATTGATGGGCAGCGCAGAATTTCCTGCTGAATGGTTTTCTCAAAACATGGCATCATAATCGTCCAAGGCATCGTTGTACTCCATGACCTTCCTCTTGATCTTTGAGGAATCCACCCAGGTGATGAAGTCCTCCATGTTTCTGGTCACAAGAAAGGCTGGATCGGTAACTGTCTCTGGACCTACACGCACATGCCCCTGCTCGATGTATGTTACCGCCTCTTTAAGGTGCTCTGCAAACTTGAGCTTCACCATAACTGTTGCCAGTCTCCGCCTACAGTAATTTAGCAAAAAAATTAGGGTAAGTGGAAGGCAGTATACCATGTTTTCATTCAGTATACTTTTGTTATCTATGTGGTTAGCCAAAATTGCATGACACATGCGAAAGAGATACCTGCAGAAGGCGCTAGCCGAAAGATTCTCGCATTTCAACAGGCTCTTTTTTGTTGGAATTACACCCATGTTATATCTGAAATTTAAGAAACTCCATCAGACTACACACATGAGGATGGATAAAAGTGCAACAGACAAAATCTGAAAATCGCAAATACTAAATTGGATAAGACATTACATGATTTGGTCAAAATGAAATAGGTTGAGATATcacaaacaaacaaactcaaCCCAAATAGTATCATAGAAAGATTCATGATTCCAGGCCTGGTAGTCTGGGAGTGAGATGTAGTGGTTTCTAACAAAAGATATCCATTGCCATGCTCAAGGAAAAAAGCACCGTGAGGATGATAGCTTGTGCCCAAGTCCAGTGCAGATGCAAGAAGTTAAGAGTACAATCACAGGCAGAGATAAATAGTACTTCTCCTTGGTGCTCCCATGCTCTGAAAAGCAAATAATTTCAGAGAATTATCCAAGCAAAAGCCTTTGCTGCACTGACACTGAAGTAAATTCTGAGCAGCTAGTCAAGTATTCATACACTGATAGCCCACCACCTTCACAATGCAGTCGATTTAATCTTCTCTGtatgtctgaactctgaagtagTGAATGAAACAATAGTCTAGTTATCCTACACTAGCATCCTGGCTTTCGTTGACATACTACATAAAGGTGAAAGTCCTTATAACTCTACAAGAAATCTACAACCCAAAGTTTCTATAAGGATGCAACCTAACAGTCTAGTTCAAAATTTGCAAAAGGATGGATATATCGTCTCAGAGCCAAGTGGAGAAAAGTGGTCTGGCAGTAACTTACAGCTTATCAAGCAGCATGTCTGTCATTTCGATTCTGAAAGGGTCTCTTGGGTCCATCTGCTTTATGATATTAACGAGCTTTTGCACCATTAAGCATATGCCATTGTACCTGGCAACCCAAAAATCACAATTTTCCAGTTAATCCTTCATCAAATGCTTCGATTCAAGATCAGCATAATGCAATCCTCCAATTGATTCAGTACCAAAAGCAAAACTGAATAACTGATTTACAGGAAAAGCAGGGGAGGGTGAGGATAGAATAGAAGCTTACTTCTTGTAGTCGTCCCTCTCGACGAGGCGGTAGTGCTGCGTCACGAGCGCCTCCCGGTGGCCGCCCTCCCTCTTGTACTCCAAGAAATTGGTCTTCTTGAGGAGCTTCTGCTCGTGGAACTTGAGCTTCCTCATCTTTCAATTGAAGCGGCAGTAAGGGAGCTCCCGCCGCCCAGCGAAAAATTTCTTCGGAACGAAAGGATTTGCTTgaagaaaaacaagaacaaGCAAGGCTACTTGCAGATGGAAGAAGGAACCGATAGAAGCCTATACGGATCTCCGCCGCAGGCAAGTGTAGGCAGTACCAGCAGAGGGGAGCCGGCGAAGAGAGGAGGAGCGCGACACCTCTCGACGCGAGAATAGCTGGGTGGGAGAAACCCTAGCTGTGTCCTTTCGCCGCCGGCAAGTTCGTCGACGAGGAGGCGCAACAAATGTGGCGGCGGTAGAATGGACAGAGGTACAGTTGAGGGGCTAGGGCGGCCGAGAGGAAACTCCCGAAGCAGTTGCACTAGCACCGCAGGATGTGAAATCAAAGGCATAGATTCGTGCAAACGCTGCAACGATGTCACGGCAAGTCTCTGGCTCTCTGCCGTTGGATCAGCAAAATGATGGCTTTAGATTACGTGCAATGCTAAACCTATGCTACAAGCTGGGAAGCTAACGGGCAAAGGAAGTGGGAAAAAAAGTCTTTTCTtacaagggcaagggcaagggcaagggcaatTAAGGACCAAACAGTCCTTGTATGTGAGGCTTAGTATTAGTGGAATTTAGTTATTTTCACATCATCACAATGGTGAGCCATGGATGGACTCTAACATGGGCATTAATAAAATAAAGATCCAAGCTCAACGACCATCTCATCCCTCCCATCGTTCCCCTCTCTCTTTGTTCATGCCCCCCCAACCCGCACTATTGTTGCCCGTCCCTCCCACGCGTCACCCGTCGCCCGTGCTTCTCTCCATCGTAGGTCAACCTTCCTTCACTAGACTGAGCCCCCGTGCCCCAAATCGACCTTCCTCCTCCCAAATTGAGCCTCAAGAGCACAAGGATCGGCCTTCTTCTACCTAACTTGAGCCCCAAGTTCCTACCTTTGTGAGTGCTATAAGCACTTTCTTTTGTGTAATAGACTAGGCAGTTTTGTCAGCTCTCGCAGAGAGCGCCCTCTCTTCCCCTACCGCCGGTGACCACCCAGTCCCGACGTCCAGAGCCCCCGCTACCGGCCACctctccgccacctcccctaGTCCTTCCCACACTCCCGAACCTTCATGCCTAGCCATGCCAGACTTGGTGGAACTGAACTAGATCTGGAGACACCGTTCATCTCCTCCCCGTCGCTGCCACCCTCGCCTCCGGCTAGGTCCCGCGGTCACCTGAGCTAGGCCCCTCCAAGGCGGGCCCCTCGATCCCGTCAGCTCGTGAGCTCTGGGTGTACGCTGCCTCCAGGTCTCCCGTCTCGGCCTCCCCATCGCCTTCTTGGGCCAGCGGTGCGTACCGGTCTCCTTCGCCGACCTTCAATGAGGTCCTTTGCGGCTCTGGAGTTTCGATGCTGGCGCGGACTCCCTCCCCATCGCCTGCATTGCTGTGTTGCACTACTCCGGCCGGAAGCACATTAAAGGAGCGTCTGGCCGCGCATTCCCGCCCGCTCTGGTGCCACCACTAGCGGTCTCGGCCCCATGGTCATCCTCGGCCTCGATGGCGACCAGCTTTGACGCGGACTGCTCCACCCCATCCGACGGTTCATCTCCAGCGTGTCCTGGTCATGGAGTGGTGACGCCAATCTTAGGTGGCTCCCTGTAACACCCATAAAATCTACCAActcaaatcactcgctaaaaattgtgttcaaaatctttttaccgttgagctcccgaaaatctaaTCTTCCCGGCGATATCGCCGTCCCAACACCCAAAGCCGACAACCATCCTTTTATCCTCTCCGTAAATTCCACCGCGTGCCAGTCGACAAACcaccgcgcgtgctccgaccgcatTCCGCAATTACCGCCAACTTTCCCTTTCtccttctctctttctcctattttctctttctcttttttttcttctctttctttctttctttctttcttgttcttctttcttcttcttccttcctcctcctcctccttctttcttcctcctccttcctggtTGGCCGCACGCTAGGCCCCCCTTTCCTTTGGCGCGCGGCCACCCCGCCCCGGGGCCCCCCCTCTAGCGCGCCTGCTGCCCCCTgccgctcctgcgccggccccaGCCTCGGCTCCCGTGCCGCGCCGGCAAGCCACGCGCGCACGTGCCGGCCCTGCCCCGGTGCTGCACGCCGGTGCCATCTGGCGCACCACCGCGCCTGCCTGGCCCCTCCCGCACCGCACGCTTCTGGCCCCTCCCCCCATCGCACCTCGGCCCCTACCGCACCGGATGCCGGCGCCTCGCCAACGCCGCCTGTGTGCCGATCCGAgccccaccgccaccgtctcccCCACTCCTCCCGctgcctataaaaggggaggcaACGCCCGACCTTCTTCACCACCCAGCTTGTCGCCCTGCCTCCCGTGCACCGCTCCTCGCCAAACACCGCCGCCACTAGAGCACTATGCGCCGCCGCCAAaagccaccgccggccgccccttcccaTCACCAAGtccccaaggtaaggggcaaaacgggaccccctcaccttcctctacctcccccacccctcgggtcgccgtcggcgaggctcggccggccggccgccgccggccatctcctcctctccatccCTCTGTCTTGgtacagagaaagaagaagaggaaaacaccccaaatttcgatctaaccccctactTCTCTCTATTCGCGAAataaccctcccacctctctcataCTCTTCTCACAGATATGCCCTTCCACCACCCagaagtatttacaaataggtccctggtttctcGCAGATTAGTCCAAAGCCTTGTTTTAACCCCTAAATACACGGttatctcgtcatttcatgctccaaacttcctccaattaatctcAAATTCAACCACGTCATCCACCAATATGCTTCCGCCGaatcatatccaaatttcatgaaaatactcattccttctattttccaTTCGCGTTCTTTGTtcgaagctcaacgggtaaaatcttattttctctTATTTATCGTGTGctcgattgtgtgtgccgtaggtcgcggagtacccgaggaggagcccgaggaagagtttgaccacgagcctgagcccgaggaccagcactgcgagcaggaactcccggaaggctttgaggatggcaagtccaatctcaccctttgatgcatatttattcctagtttttcaaacataaCCTATTGGCatgttttataaaattgcatattgttttactatggaaacatggttggatagccaccccttgattgttatgaacattctttgattgtcctataattatctctaaatatgatttgctctgtttggatgataattgctgctagaatgcttaggaccttgttactcaattcaatcatgactacaatggtttatttaaaggataaatgtgtgagtgttttcaaatgagaaaataggttttcagaaataaagaaaagaaattcttAGATAAGAtagatgggtgtttcttgtgtgaaatgccaatacgttgggctcgtacctttgtggttgagcaaggttgggagatatccatgtTGTCATAGTtaaggactgagttgatgtgccatcttgcctaacccac
It includes:
- the LOC101756891 gene encoding uncharacterized protein LOC101756891, whose protein sequence is MSFLSGRIAAAKEGAFFLHESQAAVGRLAEKLPKSATAPGEASAPPSPDVLPEILRHSVPIKGTPPPAEPSLSASSRWALPPSSTEAAGVHPDALNPLRSYVSLPQATFGPKRWQLPNEQPNYLASTANERRRDRSPPPMDPEKLKAVIAGYSQIGKAFLAATILVLGGATAALFYTADKLQLHSVDDVKTKGKDALQPRADMIKERIAPLRSWAEEMSRKWHFEGDKEAKEKSIIIRELSRSLGSRTPPS
- the LOC101757289 gene encoding U3 small nucleolar ribonucleoprotein protein IMP3 — translated: MRKLKFHEQKLLKKTNFLEYKREGGHREALVTQHYRLVERDDYKKYNGICLMVQKLVNIIKQMDPRDPFRIEMTDMLLDKLYNMGVIPTKKSLLKCENLSASAFCRRRLATVMVKLKFAEHLKEAVTYIEQGHVRVGPETVTDPAFLVTRNMEDFITWVDSSKIKRKVMEYNDALDDYDAMF